From Parasteatoda tepidariorum isolate YZ-2023 chromosome 1, CAS_Ptep_4.0, whole genome shotgun sequence, one genomic window encodes:
- the LOC107441972 gene encoding uncharacterized protein isoform X2: MLPVEFYDDLKSCEAENGGDGFNCPSDGAIFPPMKQVLQILNCDIPFSPEDFKEHEQDFIIYEKCMKKLKSDLCPGK, encoded by the exons ATGCTTCCCGTGGAA ttttatgaCGACCTTAAATCTTGTGAAGCTGAAAATGGTGGAGATGGATTCAATTGCCCATCAGACGGTGCAATATTTCCTCCTATGAAACAAGTACTTCAa atattaaacTGTGACATTCCCTTTTCTCCtgag gattttaaagaacatgaacAAGATTTTATAATCTACGAA aaatgtatgaaaaaactaaaatcagaCTTATGTCCAGGAAAGTAG